In Pseudoclavibacter sp. Marseille-Q3772, the sequence ACGGCGACCATGGGCACGATTGTGTCCATGGCTCCGGGGCCGGCAACTGTCGCGGTGAGCACGACATCGGCTTCGTGCGCGGCGGGGGAGAGCCAACCGTCAGTGAACATCACAACCTTTGCGCCGCGTTGTTTTGCGGCTGTGGCGATGGCGTGGGCACGTTCGTGGTAACGGCGCACATCGAACACACACCACACATCACCGTTGTTGGTGTCGCCGAGGTTACTTGCGGTCAGCGCGCTATTGGCACCGGTGAGCCTGACCCGCGGGCGAAGCGGCGCCAATTGCAGTACCAGCTGTTGCGCCGCGACACTCGTGTAATCACCGCCGTAGGCGAAGATACTGCGGTGCCGATCGGCCAATAGCGACACCGCCAGCTGTAGTTCCGTCTCTGGGATTGCGTGCAGCGTCTCATGGACTGCGCCGACGAGGCCATCGCGGGCGGCGGCACTCGGAATTGCGTTGCCGTCGTCCGTGGCATGCTGTGATGCGGATGTGGTTTGGCTCCGCGAACGTGCCTGCGACAGTGCAGAGGCCTCGCGCCCAGACAGTTCTCGACGCAGCGCTTGCTGAAACTCGCGGAAGGAGTCGAACCCTGCGGCCTTGGCAAAGCGAACGACCGTCGGGTCGCTGACACCTGCGAGCGTGGCCAATGACGCGACGGTATCGAGCCCTGCGGCCGGATAGTTCGCGAGTAGCGCGCGGGCAACCTTGCGTTCGGCTGGGGTCAGCGCCGCATCGGATGAGATCAACCACTGTGCAATTGTTCGGTCACAGCTCGCGGCATCGGTGGCGGAGTCGGTGGATTTCACAGTGTCGATTCTGCCACCGACCCCGCGCTCCGCCCTAGCCGCCTACGACCGGATTGAGCACAATGAGGAAAATTGCGACCCAGTGGCAGCACCATGCGGCAACGGTGGCCGCGTGAAAAATTTCGTGAAAGCCGAAGTAGTTCGGCCAGGGGTTTGGACGCTTTACGGCGTATATGACGGCGCCCGCGGTGTAGATCACGCCACCGACCAGAATCAGCACCATCATGGCGATCGAGGCGCGGAACAGATCCACGATGAACATCATCGCGATCCACCCGGTTGCGAGATATAGCGCTACGTAGAGTGGTCGCGGAGCAGAGATCCAAACGACGTTGAAGAAGATTCCCAGGAGCGAAACTCCCCACACTAGCCAGAACAGTAGCCAGCCCTTCGATGGCTCCAGTGCCAGCAGCGCCATGGGAGTGTAGGTACTGGCGATCAACAGGAAAATGTTCGCGTGGTCGAGCCGGCGTAACAACGCCTTCGTTCGCGGTTTCCAGTCGAAGCGGTGGTACATCGCCGACATACCGAAGAGGATGACCGATCCGAGCGTGTACACCGACACGGCGAAGAGTGCCCGCGCACTGTGCACGAAGGGCAGCAGCAGGGTGCCGAGAATGATCGCGATCGGCGTCACGCCCAGGTGCATCCAACCGCGCAACAGCGGCTTGGCAACGGCAAGGATGGGGTTCGTCGGTTCCGGTGGCGGTGCCGGTGAAGCCTGGGGCTCGGCGGTCGCGGTGATGTCGGTGCTGGAAGGGGTCACAGCGCTGAGCCTACGCCTTGCACTAGATTTGCGGATGTGAAACCAGCCATTGTGCGTCGAATTCCCCGAATCGTGTATCGGGTCTATTCGCGACGCTTGTGGAAGCTGCTCGATCAAACTCCGGTGCGTCCCACGCATGTGGCGATGATCATCGACGGCAACCGGCGTTGGGCAAAACAGCTGGGCTTGCAGGATGCGGCGGCTGGTCACCGTGCCGGGGCAGCGAAGATGATCGAGTTCTTGCGCTGGTGCGATCGTGCCCGCATCAACACCGTGACCCTCTATCTGCTCTCGCGCGACAATCTCGTCGGGCGCGATGCCGAAGAACTCCACCAATTGCAACGCATCATCGGCCAGTTGGCCCGAGACATCGCCGCGACCGGCCGGTTTCAGATTCAGCATGTTGGATCGTGTGCAGGGTTGGACGCGGAACTGGCCGCGACCCTGACGCAGGTTTGTGAGGCAACCGCATCCGCTAACGGACCGCATGTCAACCTAGCAATCGGGTATGGCGGGCGCAGCGAGATCGTGGATGCGATGCGGGCGATCGTGCAGCAGCATGCGAACACGGGTGGTTCGATTGAGGAACTCGCCGATCAGCTCACCCCCGAGCTCATCGGTGAGCATTTGTACACGGGTGGCCAGCCCGATCCCGATCTGGTCATCCGCACCTCGGGGGAGCAGCGGCTGAGCGATTTCATGCTGTGGCAGTCGGCGCACTCGGAGTTCTATTTTGTGGAGGCCCTCGGCCCTGATCTGCGCGAGGTCGACTTTCTGCGGGCCCTGCGTGATTTTGAGCGCCGCGAGCGCCGCTACGGCAAGTAGCTCCCTGCGCGACACGTGCGACACGCGCGACACGCGAAAAGTAATCATCGGGTTAACTTGTGGCCTCGGAAGCTGCCACATATGTCACATAGTGCGCAGCAGTCACATCTGTAACGGGCAATGTAAACGTTGCGTGAATGCGTGCACGTATCGCGTGGAAATGCACCGTGATCACTGTCTGCGCGCGATACCTTGCAGTCATCAGGTTCATTCGCCTGATCGAAACGGCCACATACGTTCGTTTCGACGCCCCCGATGTGGCCGTTTTGCACACCAGCAACGAACACCAACCCGTGTTCGGCGAGGAGCAGATTGTGACCACCACCCACTTCGAGGCCGCGTACGACACCACCACCCAGTCCGCGCCCGATGAGCAGCTCGACCCCCACAGTGATGTGAAGGTTCGCACCTA encodes:
- a CDS encoding MurR/RpiR family transcriptional regulator; the encoded protein is MKSTDSATDAASCDRTIAQWLISSDAALTPAERKVARALLANYPAAGLDTVASLATLAGVSDPTVVRFAKAAGFDSFREFQQALRRELSGREASALSQARSRSQTTSASQHATDDGNAIPSAAARDGLVGAVHETLHAIPETELQLAVSLLADRHRSIFAYGGDYTSVAAQQLVLQLAPLRPRVRLTGANSALTASNLGDTNNGDVWCVFDVRRYHERAHAIATAAKQRGAKVVMFTDGWLSPAAHEADVVLTATVAGPGAMDTIVPMVAVVELVCTLAEQALGADAVSRLDAVEPIRTRLAGRSLGGR
- a CDS encoding hemolysin III family protein, producing MLAVAKPLLRGWMHLGVTPIAIILGTLLLPFVHSARALFAVSVYTLGSVILFGMSAMYHRFDWKPRTKALLRRLDHANIFLLIASTYTPMALLALEPSKGWLLFWLVWGVSLLGIFFNVVWISAPRPLYVALYLATGWIAMMFIVDLFRASIAMMVLILVGGVIYTAGAVIYAVKRPNPWPNYFGFHEIFHAATVAAWCCHWVAIFLIVLNPVVGG
- a CDS encoding isoprenyl transferase; translated protein: MKPAIVRRIPRIVYRVYSRRLWKLLDQTPVRPTHVAMIIDGNRRWAKQLGLQDAAAGHRAGAAKMIEFLRWCDRARINTVTLYLLSRDNLVGRDAEELHQLQRIIGQLARDIAATGRFQIQHVGSCAGLDAELAATLTQVCEATASANGPHVNLAIGYGGRSEIVDAMRAIVQQHANTGGSIEELADQLTPELIGEHLYTGGQPDPDLVIRTSGEQRLSDFMLWQSAHSEFYFVEALGPDLREVDFLRALRDFERRERRYGK